Part of the Chitinophagales bacterium genome is shown below.
CTTCTGTAGCTGGAACGTATAAGATAAAAGTAGTTGGCGTAAGCGGAGCTTTCAATAGCTCCTCCTGTTATACACTAAACGCATCTATCAGCAGCACGCCTTTCCGGTTAACAGATATTGCATCGGGTAATACGCTGGACAGTAAAATGATCAGCATTTACCCCAACCCTACCACCGGAAATATGACAATCGATTTCAGTGCTTTGAAATCAGGCCAGGCCCAACTAATCATGTACGACATGCTGGGTAAGCAGGTATATATGCAAAATGCTAATGTGTTCGAAGGAATCAACCACTTCACCATTCAGCCTGATCAATTGACCTATGGGTTATACATGATTGAAGTTAAGTGTAATGGAACCTCGGAGCATTCGAGAGTAATGATCCAGAAATAGTTCTAAATCCTTAAAGCGCCATTCAATTTTTGGATGGCGCTTTATTATTTTTAAGTTGTCAGCTAATAGCTTCGTATAAGCTTGTACAGAACTATACCTGGATTCTTTTCATTCAAAAAATACATTTACCTTTGCCCTTCTCTCACTTTTTAAATAATTAATGGAATACAATACGCAGCGTCCGAAGCTGTTGATCAGCGAATATGGACGTATCATTCAGAATATGGCGCGCTATGCTGCCACAATAGAAGACCAAAACGAACGCAACGCAACAGCCCGGGTTATAATTGAGCTTATGAGCCAGGCAAATCCTGCGTTTAAAAATATTGAAGAATACAAGCATAAGTTGTGGGATCACCTGATTATGATCAGTGATTTCAAGCTGGTAGTAGATTCTCCTTATCCATTTCCGGAAAGAAGAAATATAGAAGTAAAATCCAATGAACCTTTACCGTATCCCAAGCATAAAATTAAGTTTCGCCACTATGGCAAAAATCTTGAAACTCTGGTTGAGAAGACAAAAGATGTAGATCCTGAAAAACGGAATGGCCTGGCTTACGTGGTTGCCAATTATATGAAATTGGTATATGCCAACTGGAACAAGGAAACGGTAAGTGATGATCTGATACGACAGGATCTTAAATCCATGTCGAAAGGCTTGCTGGAACTGGATCAAAATTATAATTTCGAAGTAC
Proteins encoded:
- a CDS encoding DUF4290 domain-containing protein, giving the protein MEYNTQRPKLLISEYGRIIQNMARYAATIEDQNERNATARVIIELMSQANPAFKNIEEYKHKLWDHLIMISDFKLVVDSPYPFPERRNIEVKSNEPLPYPKHKIKFRHYGKNLETLVEKTKDVDPEKRNGLAYVVANYMKLVYANWNKETVSDDLIRQDLKSMSKGLLELDQNYNFEVPVPGPNSQFSFKPQKKNFAKGGFAKKNRPFNGSNNRFKRRNNPPAR